Proteins encoded in a region of the Clarias gariepinus isolate MV-2021 ecotype Netherlands unplaced genomic scaffold, CGAR_prim_01v2 scaffold_38, whole genome shotgun sequence genome:
- the becn1 gene encoding beclin-1, which yields MEASKSSSTTMQVSFVCQRCNQPLKLDTSFNVLDRLTIQELMAPLVTVTLSKQTESGDTDTPPEETFVESKQDGISRKYIPPARMMSTESANSFTLIGEASDGGTMENLSRRLKVTSDLFDIMSGQSDVDHPLCEECTDTLLDQLDTQLNITENECQNYKKCLELLSHLQEEDEDTLLKELQQLKQDEETLIQELEAIEQQRESVVMEITEARGHAQQLDTEELQYQKEYCEFKRQQLELDDELKSVDNQMRYCQTQLDRLKKTNVFNATFHIWHSGQFGTINNFRLGRLPSVPVEWNEINAAWGQTVLLLHALANKMGLCFQRYRLVPYGNHSYLESLTDKSKELPLYCSGGLRFFWDNKFDHAMVAFLDCVQQFKEEVEKGDTGFCLPYRMDVDKGKIEDTGGNGGSYSIKTQFNSEEQWTKALKFMLTNLKWGLAWVSSQFYNR from the exons ATGGAGGCCTCCAAGTCGTCCAGCACCACCATGCAGGTGAGCTTCGTGTGTCAGCGCTGTAACCAGCCTCTTAAACTCGACACCAGCTTCAACGTCCTGGACCGACTCACCATCCAGGAGCTGATGG CGCCGCTAGTCACCGTGACGCTGAGCAAGCAGACGGAAAGCGGCGACACTGACACACCTCCCGAG GAGACATTTGTGGAGAGCAAGCAGGACGGCATCTCGCGGAAATACATCCCTCCTGCCAG GATGATGTCTACAGAAAGCGCTAACAGCTTCACGCTAATCGGCGAGGCCTCGGATGGCGGGACCATGGAGAACCTGAGTCGCAGATTAAAG GTAACGAGCGATCTGTTTGACATCATGTCGGGTCAGAGCGATGTCGATCACCCGCTGTGTGAGGAGTGTACAGACACGCTGCTGGATCAGCTGGACACACAACTCAACATCACCGAGAACGAGTGTCAGAACTACAA GAAGTGTCTGGAGCTGCTGTCCCATCTGCAGGAGGAAGACGAGGACACGCTGCTAAAGGAGCTGCAGCAGCTCAAGCAGGATGAGGAGACACTCATCCAGGAGCTGGAGGCCATCGAACAGCAGCGGGAATCCGTCGTCATGGAGATCACAGAGGCACGAGGCCACGCCCAGCAGCTGGACACAGAGGAGCTGCA GTATCAGAAGGAGTACTGCGAGTTTAAACGGCAGCAGCTGGAGCTGGACGATGAACTGAAGAGCGTCGATAATCAGATGCGTTACTGCCAGACTCAACTGGACAGACTGAAGAAAACCAACGTCTTTAATGCCACCTTTCACATCTG GCACAGCGGGCAGTTCGGGACGATAAATAACTTTCGTCTGGGGCGATTACCCAGCGTTCCCGTGGAATGGAACGAGATTAACGCCGCCTGGGGTCAGACGGTGCTCCTGCTACACGCTCTCGCTAACAAGATGGGCCTGTGTTTCCAGAG ATACCGACTCGTCCCTTACGGAAACCACTCGTACCTGGAGTCCCTCACAGACAAGTCCAAG GAGCTGCCGCTGTACTGCTCAGGAGGACTGCGCTTCTTCTGGGACAACAAGTTTGATCATGCCATGGTGGCGTTTTTAGACTGTGTGCAGCAGTTTAAGGAGGAAGTGGAGAAAGGCGACACGGGATTCTGCCTCCCGTACAG AATGGACGTGGACAAGGGGAAGATCGAGGACACGGGCGGGAACGGAGGATCGTATTCTATTAAAACCCAGTTTAACTCTGAGGAGCAGTGGACCAAAGCACTCAAGTTCATGCTCACCAACCTGAAATGGGGCCTGGCGTGGGTCTCGTCCCAATTCTATAACCGTTGA
- the LOC128517176 gene encoding breast cancer type 1 susceptibility protein homolog translates to MMSAVKATDVKRGIAVIWENLQCPICLDLMSQPVSTRCDHQFCKFCMTRLLERNKRKETSCPVCKAKVTKRSLQESPGFQKLVEGLQNLVRSYEFDTSTNYFTGLPQRRQGTSVETESRDQHCSGENTPTEGDVTEKEATLSSTAEAKDAFAKLMCLEDSRPDTAEEDCLDGSHGDSAQKSEIKPADPGDVPLTPGACNSQTQQDVTPDDGKRSCRRSKRLCLEPDRIVDKRQKKSVQKVSEWLLKISPTSDAAAESYTEGALLISTESDGDRESTASRASTEIHASGNDKADASPERAVPCRGLEEQVFGAVYKRERRVSKVSKFIKSYSSEKEIAPVGNVTEKDETIETPKRRSSRKVAPVETASKDKDDGACEGNGSLRFSDEPEQEVQNGLNESAENKEESPAFEVPVKKPGRRSKKMQAVWQDVDRDLAEKESNKKDRTRRSTRSSSDAAKEDESEKSKNGKYAKSLALVSAGTEIIDMREKVPGNPKLIETEVSIESYPSSAELKSPDARRTRRSLRLQEFTAEVQGLTRRSRSKQAVPKPTEVPEKDPTTSLDETREKTGRAGTSQSEANPSEKPDQSVRRRNGCVYNDDSENIEVVQLSEDAAAPKCVSEGTETEEHSLVSVVPDTVNQDKHILTSPTSSSTKVENSTSPLAAVVPESLPQKRQEGASTETFMCGFEDRETEQDEDTNDSELDTEQLMKTFKVTKRKSFYLGSPRTSHSRSKEKSLTQIVEEDKQECVDQPEMPYISPDYNQGLPLNACKIPSQTSQSCVADAASVSLLQVKSPAHPSLPKDSSIKTSGAHDHYEKVAESQDCSRSQVSRPPVNIELGNSIQLFSTSVTQEEPPISCSKDSIKSQKSSEILEEPSQANSDEDRNKIPSIPLGNTADSEIRCNNFESSVTPDGLVPHGPEALTTEPAATQNLDKVDGEEELSQPRVCRKRKAQRLESSGSESSVDNEDLPPLAQIFKSHQWPSAPDKEPVKTSSKQDGVHAEDRDSRPGSEPVSQDSRSRSEPEAQSTPASQRITSYQKGKSAADVNPEDVEDGDVPDPACGDQWISDSQGSVDLFGTPREGEAVAEGVCTNTGLSIEASQYSSEILSTQQKQEMQQELHRLERMMALVSEALQKKDDDLEDKKDQTADEDQHSGHRGRTRSQRSCKSLKQPSQRSEVTGQLAVPEVLAVGVTEERKPDESRGDAFGEPAMKNECRAVSGDGMELVVSGLSATEQGLVKKFARKMKAGVSSQVTPSTTHIIIKTDGNLVCERTLKYFQGIAGRKWVVSFLWISECFKHGKLLAEAPYEVCGDVVNGLDHSGPRKARTAPDDDLLMRRCEICFQGSFTDMSTDQMELMVEQCGATVVKDPLMFSRKGLRYQLVVVQPGPDDSQSYYTALQRKATVVTRSWLLDSVATYTLQNPQDYKP, encoded by the exons ATGATGAGCGCGGTGAAGGCCACAGACGTGAAGAGAGGCATCGCAGTGATTTGGGAGAACCTGCAGTGTCCGATATG TTTGGACTTGATGAGCCAACCCGTCTCGACCCGGTGTGACCATCAGTTCTGCAA GTTCTGCATGACCAGGCTTCTGGAGAGGAACAAGAGGAAGGAAACCAGCTGCCCCGTCTGCAAGGCCAAGGTCACCAAGAG GAGTCTTCAGGAGAGTCCAGGCTTCCAGAAACTGGTAGAAGGTCTCCAGAATTTAGTCCGATCATATGAATTTGATACGAGCACaaact aTTTCACTGGGTTGCCACAGAGGAGACAAGGCACTAG tgtcGAGACGGAGTCGAGAGATCAGCATTGCAGTGGAGAGAACACACCCACAGAGGGCGATGTGACGGAGAAAGAAGCCACGCTTTCCTCCACAGCAGAAG CTAAAGATGCTTTTGCAAAACTCATGTGTCTTGAGGATTCGCGTCCTGACACTGCAGAGGAAGATTGCCTCGACGGCAGTCATGGTGATTCAGCACAGAAATCTGAAATAAAACCTGCAGATCCTGGAGACGTTCCTCTGACACCAGGAGCCTGTAATTCACAGACGCAGCAGGACGTTACTCCGGACGACGGGAAACGTTCCTGCAGACGATCTAAACGCCTTTGCTTGGAGCCAGACAGGATTGTGgataaaagacaaaagaaaagcgTTCAGAAAGTGTCCGAGTGGCTGCTGAAGATCTCTCCGACGTCTGACGCGGCAGCCGAAAGCTACACGGAAGGAGCTCTTCTGATTTCCACAGAGAGCGATGGCGATAGAGAGAGTACAGCGTCACGTGCGTCGACAGAGATTCACGCTTCTGGTAACGACAAAGCTGATGCGAGTCCTGAAAGGGCGGTGCCGTGTCGAGGGCTGGAGGAACAAGTGTTTGGGGCGGTGTATAAACGAGAGCGCAGAGTCTCCAAGGTCAGCAAATTCATCAAAAGTTACTCTTCTGAAAAGGAGATCGCGCCTGTCGGGAACGTGACGGAAAAAGATGAAACGATTGAGACGCCTAAGAGGAGGTCAAGCCGTAAGGTGGCTCCAGTTGAGACAGCGAGTAAAGATAAAGATGATGGAGCGTGTGAAGGAAATGGGTCGTTAAGATTCTCAGACGAGCCGGAGCAGGAGGTGCAGAACGGTCTGAATGAAAGCGCTGAAAATAAGGAAGAAAGTCCAGCGTTTGAAGTTCCTGTGAAGAAACCAGGGAGAAGATCAAAAAAGATGCAGGCGGTTTGGCAGGATGTGGACCGAGACTtggcagagaaagagagcaatAAGAAAGACCGGACGAGACGGAGCACCAGGAGCAGCAGTGATGCTGCCAAAGAGGACGAGtcagaaaaaagcaaaaacggCAAATATGCCAAGTCCCTTGCTCTAGTCAGTGCTGGAACAGAGATTATTGACATGAGGGAGAAGGTCCCAGGTAATCCCAAATTAATCGAGACAGAAGTCAGTATTGAAAGTTATCCTAGCAGCGCAGAACTGAAGTCTCCTGATGCTCGGAGAACCAGACGAAGCTTAAGGCTGCAGGAGTTCACCGCTGAAGTTCAAGGTCTGACGAGGAGAAGCCGATCTAAACAAGCTGTCCCAAAACCCACTGAAGTACCAGAGAAGGATCCTACCACTAGCCTGGATGAGACCCGTGAGAAGACTGGTCGTGCTGGTACGAGTCAGTCTGAGGCTAACCCGAGTGAGAAACCGGACCAGTCTGTGAGGAGAAGAAATGGTTGTGTTTACAACGATGACTCTGAAAACATTGAAGTCGTGCAGTTGAGCGAGGACGCTGCAGCTCCCAAGTGTGTGTCTGAGGGAACTGAAACTGAAGAACATTCGCTGGTTTCAGTTGTCCCAGACACAGTGAATCAGGACAAGCACATTTTAACTTCTCCTACTTCTTCTTCGACCAAAGTAGAAAACTCGACAAGTCCACTAGCAGCCGTGGTTCCTGAATCTTTACCTCAGAAGCGACAGGAAGGAGCATCTACAGAAACATTCATGTGTGGTTTCGAGGACAGAGAAACAGAGCAAGACGAAGACACAAACGATAGTGAACTCGACACTGAGCagctcatgaagaccttcaaaGTCACCAAGAGGAAGTCCTTCTATCTGGGTAGTCCAAGAACTTCACACTCCAGATCCAAAGAAAAATCTCTTACTCAGATTGTAGAGGAAGATAAACAAGAGTGTGTAGACCAACCAGAGATGCCATACATCTCTCCAGACTATAATCAGGGTCTACCCTTAAATGCTTGCAAGATCCCATCTCAAACATCTCAAAGCTGTGTTGCAGATGCTGCGAGTGTCAGCCTGCTACAGGTAAAATCACCTGCTCATCCCAGTCTACCAAAAGATAGCTCCATCAAAACCTCAGGTGCCCATGACCACTATGAGAAGGTTGCAGAATCCCAAGATTGCTCAAGATCTCAAGTTTCCAGACCTCCTGTGAACATTGAACTTGGAAATTCCATCCAGCTTTTCTCCACAAGCGTGACCCAAGAGGAGCCTCCAATCTCTTGCAGTAAAGACTCCATAAAGTCTCAGAAGTCCTCAGAAATTTTAGAGGAACCATCCCAAGCAAACTCTGATGAAGACCGGAACAAAATTCCTAGCATCCCATTGGGAAACACGGCCGACTCAGAAATCCGGTGCAATAATTTTGAGTCCTCTGTCACCCCAGATGGCCTTGTCCCACACGGTCCTGAAGCTCTGACCACAGAACCTGCAGCCACTCAGAACTTGGATAAGGTTGATGGAGAGGAAGAGCTTTCTCAGCCACGTGTGTGCAGGAAGCGGAAGGCCCAGAGACTGGAGTCTTCAGGCTCTGAATCCAGCGTGGACAATGAGGACTTGCCCCCGCTAGCCCAGATTTTTAAATCTCACCAGTGGCCCTCGGCGCCTGATAAAGAGCCGGTGAAAACCTCTTCAAAACAAGATGGCGTCCACGCTGAAGACCGAGACTCGAGGCCAGGCTCAGAGCCTGTGAGTCAGGATAGTCGCTCTCGCAGTGAACCGGAAGCTCAGTCGACTCCCGCGAGCCAGCGCATCACCTCCTATCAGAAAGGGAAATCAGCTGCAGATGTAAATCCTGAAGATGTAGAAGACGGCGATGTTCCTGACCCCGCGTGCGGAGACCAGTGGATCTCAGATAGTCAAGGTTCTGTGGATCTTTTCGGGACTCCACGGGAAG GTGAAGCGGTAGCTGAAGGTGTCTGTACCAACACGGGGCTCTCCATCGAGGCGTCTCAATACTCGAGTGAGATTCTCAGCACCCAG cagaaACAGGAGATGCAGCAGGAGCTCCACAGGTTGGAGAGGATGATGGCTTTAGTGTCCGAGGCTCTCCAGAAGAAAGATGACGACTTGGAGGACAAGAAAGATCAGACGGCGGACGAGGATCAGCACTCGG GACACCGAGGCAGAACGAGAAGTCAGCGGTCCTGTAAAAGCCTAAAGCAGCCGTctcagaggtcagaggtcacagGTCAGCTTGCCGTGCCTGAAGTTCTGGCGGTCGGTGTGACGGAGGAACGGAAGCCGGACGAGTCGAGGGGAGACG CTTTTGGAGAACCTGCGATGAAGAACGAGTGCAGAGCGGTGAGCGGAGACGGGATGGAGCTGGTGGTGTCGGGCCTCAGTGCCACCGAGCag GGTCTAGTGAAGAAATTCGCAAGGAAAATGAAGGCTGGTGTCAGCAGTCAGGTCACTCCTTCTACAActcacatcatcatcaaaacag ATGGCAACTTGGTGTGTGAGCGAACGCTGAAGTACTTCCAGGGCATCGCTGGCAGGAAGTGGGTGGTCAGCTTCCTGT